The proteins below are encoded in one region of Alkaliphilus flagellatus:
- a CDS encoding DUF4878 domain-containing protein, with translation MKKFLSVLLIIVLVFSMTACAKSDPKASVSGYLDALKSGNIEEMNKYVKSDSEDQVKEVFNNENQMNEEAFLKAYSKLDYKILSSKVNGDTATVETEINAPNLGKIMTELIQEALPLAFAAAFKEDKSEDNMDDLMNTMLLDKVNSDDMPMVKKTVKIDLVKENNNWIINPSNDFTNAITGNLADMSKLFK, from the coding sequence ATGAAGAAGTTTTTATCTGTATTACTTATTATTGTATTAGTTTTTAGTATGACTGCCTGTGCAAAGTCAGACCCAAAAGCTAGTGTTAGTGGATATTTAGATGCATTAAAATCTGGCAATATAGAAGAAATGAATAAATATGTAAAGTCTGATTCCGAAGACCAAGTAAAAGAGGTATTCAATAATGAAAATCAAATGAATGAGGAAGCATTTTTAAAGGCATATAGTAAACTGGATTATAAGATATTAAGTTCAAAAGTAAATGGTGATACTGCCACAGTAGAAACTGAAATAAATGCCCCTAACTTAGGTAAAATTATGACTGAACTAATTCAAGAAGCATTGCCTTTAGCCTTTGCAGCTGCATTTAAAGAAGATAAATCTGAAGATAATATGGATGATTTAATGAATACAATGCTTTTGGATAAAGTAAATAGTGATGATATGCCTATGGTAAAGAAAACAGTTAAAATAGATTTAGTTAAAGAAAATAACAACTGGATAATAAATCCTAGTAATGATTTTACTAATGCTATAACTGGTAATTTAGCTGATATGTCAAAACTATTTAAATAA